The Impatiens glandulifera chromosome 3, dImpGla2.1, whole genome shotgun sequence genome contains a region encoding:
- the LOC124932354 gene encoding ABC transporter G family member STR2-like has translation MAHVGRRGRVDTIIDVANPINFTGGLEFSSLTYTVTKKKKVDGNWVKQEVDLLHNITGYAPKGSITAVMGPSGAGKSTFLDGLAGRIASESLKGRVSLDGLDVTPSLIKRTSAYIMQEDRLFPMLTVYETLIFAADFRLGSFSMSEKQLRVEKLIEQLGLSSSRNTYIGNEETRGISGGERRRVTIGVDIIHGPSLLFLDEPTSGLDSTSAHSVIEKVQDIARLGSTVVLTIHQPSSRIQLLLDHLIILARGQLMYQGSPKDVILHLGRMGRKVPKGENSIEFLIDVIQEYDQSDVGVEVLAEFVRTGMKPPPLDDDEMSVLTAVPSPRPGDWGRRHRSEDADRDFDRSLRSSHGNTSMSWTPRFTPSRKKTEQARIGLSPMYSYSKDILSSTPTPHSSDYIVNENDYRTPSNAASGGSHLGPKFANSFFSETWILTKRNFINIRRTPELFLSRLMVLTVMGFMMATMFFHPKKNMQGLTNRLSFFIFTVCLFFFSSNDAVPAFIQERFIFIRETSHNAYRASSYTISGLITYLPFLAIQAGVYAAIVWFPLKLRGSFLYFFVMLFVSLLTTNSFVVFVSCVVPNFILGYAAVIAFTALFFLFCGYFVSSYEMPVYWKWMNKISTMTYPYEGLLMNEFQTDKSFGNNVGIEVSGFDVLEQLLRIDHKDEKKMWERVLIMLGWAVLYRILFYLVLRFASKNQRT, from the exons atggcGCATGTTGGAAGGCGTGGGAGGGTCGATACAATAATAGACGTCGCAAATCCGATAAATTTCACGGGTGGGCTCGAGTTCTCAAGTCTAACCTACACCGtcacaaagaagaagaaagttgATGGAAATTGGGTTAAGCAAGAGGTCGACTTGTTGCACAACATAACTGGTTATGCACCAAAAGGCTCCATAACGGCTGTTATGGGACCGAGTGGTGCAGGAAAGTCGACTTTTCTTGATGGTTTAGCTGGAAGAATCGCTAGCGAAAGCCTCAAGGGGAGAGTATCTCTAGACGGTTTGGATGTCACCCCTAGCTTGATCAAAAGGACTTCCGCTTATATAATGCAAGAGGATAGGCTCTTTCCCATGTTAACCGTCTATGAAACACTCATCTTCGCAGCCGATTTTCGGCTAGGTTCGTTTTCTATGTCCGAGAAACAACTTCGGGTCGAGAAGCTCATTGAGCAGCTTGGATTATCG TCGTCGAGGAACACATACATAGGAAACGAAGAGACAAGAGGGATATCGGGAGGTGAGCGACGTAGGGTCACAATCGGAGTTGATATCATCCACGGCCCGTCATTGTTATTCCTAGACGAGCCGACATCAGGGCTAGACTCTACGAGTGCCCACAGCGTGATCGAGAAGGTTCAAGACATCGCTCGATTAGGTAGCACGGTGGTGCTCACCATCCACCAACCCTCCTCAAGAATTCAACTACTTCTCGACCATCTCATCATCTTAGCACGAGGACAACTCATGTATCAAGGATCCCCCAAAGATGTCATTCTCCATTTAGGTCGAATGGGACGAAAAGTCCCCAAAGGAGAAAACTCCATAGAATTCTTGATCGACGTGATTCAAGAGTACGATCAATCGGACGTTGGCGTTGAGGTACTCGCCGAGTTTGTTCGCACCGGGATGAAGCCTCCGCCACTCGACGACGACGAGATGTCGGTTTTGACCGCCGTCCCGTCCCCACGTCCCGGGGATTGGGGACGACGCCATCGGTCGGAGGACGCTGATAGAGATTTCGACAGAAGTTTGAGGAGTAGTCATGGGAACACATCGATGTCTTGGACCCCACGGTTCACTCCTTCCCGTAAAAAAACAGAGCAAGCCCGAATTGG ATTGTCTCCAATGTATAGCTACTCCAAGGATATACTATCAAGCACTCCAACTCCTCATAGTAGCGACTACATTGTCAACGAAAACGACTATCGAACTCCGAGCAACGCCGCCTCCGGCGGCAGCCACCTCGGCCCCAAGTTTGCCAATTCCTTCTTTAGCGAAACATGGATCCTCACTAAGAGGAACTTCATAAACATAAGACGCACGCCTGAGCTCTTCTTATCTCGACTAATGGTTCTAACCGTAATGGGCTTCATGATGGCCACCATGTTCTTCCATCCAAAGAAGAACATGCAAGGCCTCACCAACCGTCTAAGTTTCTTCATCTTCACAGTctgtctcttcttcttctcatcaaaTGACGCCGTTCCCGCATTCATCCAAGAACGCTTCATCTTCATTCGCGAGACATCTCACAACGCTTACCGAGCCTCTTCGTACACAATCTCGGGTCTCATCACATACCTTCCGTTTCTAGCTATTCAAGCAGGAGTCTACGCAGCCATAGTTTGGTTCCCCTTAAAGCTACGCGGTTCGTTCTTATACTTCTTCGTGATGCTTTTCGTGTCGCTTTTGACGACGAATTCTTTCGTGGTGTTCGTGAGTTGCGTAGTGCCGAATTTCATTCTAGGGTATGCGGCGGTGATAGCGTTCACGGCgttgttctttcttttttgtGGGTACTTTGTGAGTAGTTATGAAATGCCGGTTTATTGGAAATGGATGAATAAGATATCGACGATGACATATCCTTATGAAGGTTTGTTGATGAATGAGTTTCAAACGGATAAAAGCTTTGGGAATAATGTGGGAATTGAGGTTAGTGGGTTCGACGTGTTGGAGCAGTTGTTAAGGATTGATCATAAGGATGAGAAGAAGATGTGGGAAAGGGTGTTGATCATGTTGGGATGGGCTGTTCTTTATAGGATTTTGTTTTATCTTGTACTACGTTTTGCGTCCAAGAATCAAAGGACTTGA